The following coding sequences are from one Diospyros lotus cultivar Yz01 chromosome 7, ASM1463336v1, whole genome shotgun sequence window:
- the LOC127805815 gene encoding calmodulin-like protein 6 → MVLKGTFLLSTSKPLLSLVLYTANPNPIVFVLYCLSFSLALLHSQNEKRKKMFTAIVLLSILFIASLVYTVLNSRTKKPIVPWLKSLFTNPTSQDVASRKPAGAMETEEAKRTSGSGNTQKNKGELKGVFATFDKDRDGFITKKELRDSFKNIGMSMTEEEVEEMVERVDANKDGLIDLEEFYELVGAEAAEGEGGGGEAELKEAFGVFDGDGDGLITVEELRMVLGALGLKEGGRLESCREMIRKVDADGDGMVNFEEFKKMMKAVPGLSAIS, encoded by the coding sequence atggtTCTGAAAGGAACATTTCTACTGTCGACAAGCAAACCCCTTCTTTCTTTAGTTCTTTATACCGCCAATCCAAATCCCATTGTCTTTGTTCTTTActgtctctccttctccctaGCTCTGTTGCATAGCCAAAacgagaagaggaagaagatgttTACGGCCATAGTTTTACTGTCAATTCTCTTCATAGCCAGTCTTGTGTATACTGTATTGAATTCTCGAACCAAGAAGCCTATCGTCCCATGGCTAAAGTCCCTTTTCACAAACCCAACTTCACAAGATGTTGCCAGCAGGAAGCCAGCGGGAGCCATGGAAACAGAGGAAGCGAAGAGAACTAGCGGAAGCGGAAACACCCAGAAAAACAAGGGCGAGCTGAAGGGCGTCTTCGCGACGTTCGACAAGGACAGGGACGGCTTCATAACGAAGAAGGAGCTGCGAGACTCATTCAAGAACATTGGCATGAGCATGACAGAGGAGGAGGTGGAGGAAATGGTGGAGAGGGTGGATGCGAATAAGGATGGGTTGATTGATCTGGAGGAGTTCTACGAGCTGGTCGGGGCGGAGGCTGCGGAAGGGGAGGGCGGCGGCGGGGAGGCGGAGCTGAAGGAGGCGTTTGGCGTGTTTGACGGGGATGGGGATGGGCTGATAACGGTGGAGGAGTTGAGAATGGTGTTGGGTGCGCTTGGGTTGAAGGAAGGGGGAAGATTGGAGAGTTGCAGAGAGATGATAAGGAAGGTTGATGCCGATGGAGATGGCATGGTTAATTTTGAGGAGttcaagaagatgatgaaggctGTGCCGGGCCTTTCTGCAATTTCTTGA